The Rhododendron vialii isolate Sample 1 chromosome 5a, ASM3025357v1 genome contains a region encoding:
- the LOC131325095 gene encoding triosephosphate isomerase, chloroplastic-like, producing MAAASSASLACQISRPKPSAPYSPHFSGLHRSCSTLSLSSPTLSLFPHLDSRLRLSHSSRRACRRVVAMAGSGKFFVGGNWKCNGTKESISKLVSDLNSATLEPDVDVVVAPPFVYIDQVKNSLTDRIEIAAQNSWVGKGGAFTGEISVEQLKDIGCKWVVLGHSERRHVIGEDDVFIGKKATYALSQGLGVIACIGELLKEREEGKTNDVCFRQMKAFTDAVPSWDNVVIAYEPVWAIGTGKVATPQQAQDVHVAVRDWLKKNVSAEVASKTRIIYGGSVNGSNCAELAKQEDIDGFLVGGASLKGPEFATIINSGTSKKVAA from the exons ATGGCGGCGGCCTCCTCCGCATCTCTCGCATGCCAAATTTCACGCCCCAAACCCTCCGCACCCTACTCCCCTCACTTCTCCGGGCTACATCGATCCTGctccacactctctctctcatcacctaccctctctctcttcccacaCCTCGACTCCCGTCTCCGCCTCTCCCATTCTTCTAGAAGAGCCTGCAGACGCGTTGTCGCCATGGCCGGTTCCGGAAAG TTTTTCGTTGGTGGCAACTGGAAGTGC AATGGGACAAAAGAATCTATCAGTAAGCTTGTCTCAGACTTGAACAGCGCAACGTTGGAGCCTGATGTTG ATGTTGTTGTTGCACCTCCTTTTGTTTACATCGACCAGGTAAAGAACTCGTTGACAGATCGAATTGAGATAGCTGCTCAAAATTCTTGGGTAGGCAAAGGTGGAGCTTTTACAGGAGAAATCAG TGTGGAACAGTTGAAAGATATTGGCTGCAAGTGGGTTGTCCTGGGACATTCTGAGCGGAGACACGTTATTGGAGAAGATGATGTG TTTATAGGAAAGAAGGCCACTTATGCCCTGAGCCAGGGTCTTGGAGTTATAGCCTGCATCGGAGAACTGTtaaaggagagagaagaaggaaaaactAATGATGTTTGTTTTCGGCAAATGAAGGCTTTCACTG ATGCTGTGCCGAGTTGGGATAATGTTGTAATTGCGTATGAGCCTGTATGGGCAATTGGAACTGGTAAAGTGGCCACACCCCAGCAAGCTCAGGATGTACATGTGGCTGTTCGTGATTGGCTAAAAAAGAATGTTTCAGCAGAAGTTGCTTCTAAGACACGTATAATCTATGGAG GATCTGTAAATGGTAGCAACTGTGCTGAGCTTGCAAAACAAGAAGATATTGATGGATTCCTTGTAGGTGGTGCTTCCTTGaag GGTCCTGAGTTTGCCACCATTATCAATTCGGGGACTTCCAAGAAGGTTGCTGCTTGA
- the LOC131325094 gene encoding transcription factor bHLH121, with translation MDQLNDDVFRQSIQTVNPTPAEFRQPPTFSRPEAEPQESVAARKFQKADREKLRRDRLNEQFLELGKVLDPDRPKNDKASILSDTVQIVKDLTAQVNRLKAEYTTLNEESRELTQEKNDLREEKASLKSDIENLNAQYQQRLRATFPWATIDHSVVMHPPSYPLPVPLPMPIPPGAISMHPSLQPYPFFGNQNHGVIPNPCSTFVPYVTPNPVIEQPPTQYVSPAMHPSNRFNIPSKQDSRNNPSDCQGESKFEKSEASDDVTTDLELKTPGSTPDEDSSSGQRKSKKLLTTENSLTDVSSPSGCSSSQSAQDSSSNSVAGGGKDKD, from the exons ATGGATCAACTAAACGACGATGTTTTTCGTCAATCCATACAAACCGTAAATCCAACCCCGGCAGAGTTTCGCCAGCCGCCCACGTTTTCCAG GCCAGAAGCAGAACCACAGGAGAGTGTTGCTGCAAGGAAATTTCAGAAGGCTGACCGTGAAAAATTGAGGAGGGATCGTCTAAATGAGCAATTTTTGGAGCTGGGGAAAGTGCTAG ATCCTGATAGGCCAAAAAATGACAAAGCATCCATTCTCTCCGATACTGTCCAAATCGTGAAGGATTTGACTGCTCAAGTCAACAGACTAAAAGCCGAGTATACTACACTTAATGAAGAGTCTCGTGAG TTGACTCAGGAGAAGAATGATCTGAGAGAAGAAAAGGCATCTCTTAAATCGGACATTGAGAACCTTAATGCTCAGTATCAGCAAAGACTCAGGGCTACATTTCCGTGGGCTACTATTGATCATTCAGTTGTTATGCACCCTCCTTCATATCCCTTGCCTGTCCCACTGCCAATGCCAATACCTCCTGGGGCAATCTCCATGCATCCATCTTTGCAGCCATACCCCTTCTTTGGGAATCAAAATCACGGTGTTATTCCTAACCCATGTTCGACTTTTGTTCCGTATGTAACTCCTAATCCTGTCATTGAACAACCACCCACCCAGTACGTGTCTCCAGCCATGCATCCAAGTAATAGATTTAATATTCCAAGCAAACAAGATTCAAGAAACAATCCATCTGATTGTCAAGGGGAAAGCAAGTTCGAGAAAAGTGAGGCCTCTGATGATGTTACGACTGATTTGGAGCTCAAGACACCTGGATCCACACCAGATGAG GATTCTTCATCTGGGCAAAGAAAATCCAAGAAATTGCTGACGACGGAAAACAGCCTCACAGATGTAAGCTCGCCTAGTGGGTGTTCATCGTCTCAGAGCGCACAGGATAGCTCATCGAATAGTGTAGCTGGTGGGGGAAAGGACAAAGACTGA